DNA sequence from the Nostoc commune NIES-4072 genome:
CCTAAAGATATTCTAGGAGAACTACGAAAAATTTTTCTTGAAGCTATTGCATCTCACAAATTTATAGAAATGAAATATGGTCGAAACCAAACTGATGAAATTAACAAATTGAAGCAAAAATATGTGAAACTAAAAAAATGTTTTGAAGCCAGTGAAACGTCTGGAGAGAATCTGTCTTATGAGCAGTTAAATTCTTCAACACAAAATTTAGAAAAACGATTGGATAATATGGAACAAGAATTATGCACCACCGCTTTTCTTTTCAATGGCTTGGACTGATAAATCTTCTTCACCATATTCAGCCTGTAGTTCTTGAAAGGAGAGGAGAAATGCTTTCCAGTCAATGCCATCAGTAAAAATTAAGTCAACTGTTTCTAAAGCTTTCTGAAATAGCTTGCTAAACTCCCCAGGTGCAAACTCTCCACTATGTGGACGGCGCTCTTGTTTGTCACTTTTCAAATAAACATACTGGCAATCAATGTCATTCAGCTTTGTAGCAGAATTAATATTCCAATCTTCTAAACAAGCACCTGTAAAATTCGCTGCGGTGAAATTTGTTCTTAATGCTTGAGTTCTAATTAAGCCAGCCCCATTTAGGCTAGTTCCTCTAAGGTCGCTATAACTAAGGTCAGCCCCTGTAAGGTCAGCCCCACTGAGGTCAAGACCACTGAGGTTTGCATACTTGATGTTAGCATTCACGAGAAAAACATTATTAAGATTAGCCTCGCTGAGGTTTGTCCTACTAAATTCTAAACCATATTTGTTAGCTTCTTCGACACCAATATCGTTGAGATTAGCCCCACTAATATTAACATTATTTAGGATAGCTGCACTTAGATTTGCTCTGCTGAGATTAGCATTACCAAGGTTGGCATCCACGAGAAAAGCTCCACTCAGGTCAGCCCCGGTGAGGTCAATTCCGATGAGGTTAGCCCCGGTGAGGTCTGCATTGCTTAGGTTAGCCCCGGTGAGTTTAGACCCAGTGAGTTTAGATCCAGTGAGGTCAAGTCCGATGAGGTTAGCCCCGGTGAGGTCTGCATTGCTGAAGTCGGCCCTGCTGAGGTTGGCCCTACTGAGGTTGGCCCTGCTGAGGTTTGCATCGCTAAGGTTAGCCTTGGTGAGGTTAGCCTTTGTGAGGTCTACATCGCTAAGGTTAGCCCCTCTGAAGTTAACTCTGCTGAGGTCTGCATCGCTAAGGTCTGCATCGCTAAGGTTAGCCCATCTGAGGTCTGCATCGCTAAGGTCTACATCGCTAAGGTTAGCCTTGGTGAGGTTAGCCTTGGTGAGGTCTACATCGCTAAGGTTAACCCCTCTAAGGTTAGCCTTGGTGAGGTTAGCCTTGGTGAGTTTAGCTTTGGTGAGTTTAGCCCCGCTAAGGTTAGCCCCGCTAAGGTTAGCCTCAATGAGGTCAGGAATTATATTTAGATTATTAGCTCTCCACTCATTCCAAGCTTGCACATCTTTATTCAGCCGAGCATAATGCTCCTCATTAACCATTACAGTTTCTCCTTATGTCCTACCTTCATAACCTCCAATGGGGCATAACTATGGAGATGTTATTTTCGATTAACCTCATTAAATCTAAGCAACAGGTTTGGTCTTTTGGTCTGGACTATAGCAGTTGTTTTGGGCGGCGGCAAGTTTGGAGATGCTGTCCCCAGTTCGGGGAGATGTCGGGATTTGATAGTTTGACGACATCTGTTGAGAGGAGGCAGGGAACATCACCCATC
Encoded proteins:
- a CDS encoding pentapeptide repeat-containing protein; the protein is MVNEEHYARLNKDVQAWNEWRANNLNIIPDLIEANLSGANLSGAKLTKAKLTKANLTKANLRGVNLSDVDLTKANLTKANLSDVDLSDADLRWANLSDADLSDADLSRVNFRGANLSDVDLTKANLTKANLSDANLSRANLSRANLSRADFSNADLTGANLIGLDLTGSKLTGSKLTGANLSNADLTGANLIGIDLTGADLSGAFLVDANLGNANLSRANLSAAILNNVNISGANLNDIGVEEANKYGLEFSRTNLSEANLNNVFLVNANIKYANLSGLDLSGADLTGADLSYSDLRGTSLNGAGLIRTQALRTNFTAANFTGACLEDWNINSATKLNDIDCQYVYLKSDKQERRPHSGEFAPGEFSKLFQKALETVDLIFTDGIDWKAFLLSFQELQAEYGEEDLSVQAIEKKSGGA